The following proteins come from a genomic window of Anaerohalosphaeraceae bacterium:
- a CDS encoding glycoside hydrolase family 88 protein, producing MMKRMLPILCAGLMLCASCAAAPKKTKPTSEAELKEVGRRVVQNLLDRKDYSLYRPGKGLHYAEACTAVGALRFADYTGDKALLQKVIARYEKFLEPDSILISRHSHVDHNVEGIVPFEIYRITGDKRWLELGLTFADSQWETTQEDGLTSQTRWWIDDMYMVGMLQIQAYRATGNPKYADRAAMQLAAYLKKLQQPNGLFFHGPDFHYFWGRGNGWVAASLAEVLSSLPADHRLRPEIMAGYKKMMASLLRYQSDNGMWRQLIDNPYSWTESSCTAMFAYAMAVGVEHGWLKKSQYMPAVEAAKKALIAHVDREGNVREVCVGTGQQDDIEFYLKRPRVVGDLHGQAPVLWLIAHQLKP from the coding sequence ATGATGAAACGAATGCTGCCGATTCTGTGTGCCGGACTGATGCTGTGTGCTTCCTGTGCCGCTGCTCCGAAAAAAACCAAACCGACCTCCGAGGCGGAACTGAAGGAAGTCGGCCGGCGTGTCGTCCAGAATCTGCTGGACCGCAAGGATTATTCGCTCTATCGGCCCGGGAAAGGGCTTCATTATGCCGAGGCCTGTACGGCGGTCGGGGCCCTGCGGTTTGCAGACTATACCGGCGACAAGGCCCTGCTTCAAAAAGTCATCGCCCGCTATGAGAAATTCCTCGAGCCGGACAGCATCCTGATTTCGCGTCATTCGCACGTGGACCACAATGTCGAAGGCATTGTGCCGTTCGAGATTTATCGGATTACCGGCGATAAGCGATGGCTCGAACTGGGTCTGACCTTCGCCGACAGCCAGTGGGAAACCACGCAGGAGGACGGCCTGACCAGCCAGACCCGCTGGTGGATTGACGATATGTACATGGTCGGGATGCTTCAGATTCAGGCCTACCGGGCGACCGGCAATCCCAAATACGCCGACCGGGCGGCGATGCAGCTGGCGGCCTATCTGAAGAAACTCCAGCAGCCCAACGGCCTGTTCTTCCACGGGCCCGATTTCCACTACTTCTGGGGACGCGGCAACGGCTGGGTGGCCGCCTCGCTGGCCGAGGTGCTCAGTTCTCTGCCGGCCGACCATCGACTCCGTCCCGAAATCATGGCCGGCTACAAAAAGATGATGGCCTCGCTGCTGCGGTATCAATCCGACAACGGGATGTGGCGGCAGCTGATTGATAATCCGTATTCCTGGACGGAAAGCTCCTGCACGGCGATGTTTGCCTATGCGATGGCCGTCGGCGTCGAACACGGCTGGCTGAAGAAATCGCAGTATATGCCGGCCGTCGAAGCCGCCAAAAAGGCCCTGATTGCTCACGTGGACCGGGAAGGCAATGTCCGCGAGGTCTGCGTCGGCACCGGCCAGCAGGATGACATTGAGTTTTACCTGAAGCGGCCGCGTGTCGTCGGCGACCTGCACGGGCAGGCCCCCGTCCTGTGGCTGATTGCCCATCAGCTCAAGCCGTAA
- a CDS encoding carboxypeptidase regulatory-like domain-containing protein, translated as MKDACRDICELLAERLLGPLAPAQQERLERHLEGCAACRQLARQLEKHDRYLSEWSQTMRADLSDKAERAAEAFLAAGPIRQSRPLRWGWVVSAAAVVMTGAAVWLMLPSRKDIEFRHEPFKGKGIVSEPAPADRISAVPVVQNQNQLEEQTKIQLRQARYFFDTKNVPALAALYQTGAEPTRLAVLDYLAQINTPEALRVLEDLQKQSVPPPPPPAEPNQHSAIVPRAGSVPGAEKEQTEPPAAAAVAPARPVWFDPNAVDADNWRTGVLGIQVVDAVTGEPIPGAELKFDMNPKINIPKNAFTNQFGRYELNYYESKMAFLEVKIRKAPYVGAQLYWGLNSPGDTLVLPLQRRVSLRQGCSVGGRVETIDGKPVEGAAIDFSLHQTSQEEEYPLIEDAELKTDADGKWELQSFPCDLVYGTFSIAVKHPEYVPENPFSIQPLPEDLRNKTFRVLMKQGLVISGRVTDSEGRPIEGARVFAGADRFMRGVKETKTDVDGRYRLTNCTIQNLTITVTARGFAPALRELSVEENLQDVNFTLSSGYQVLVRVIDSKGYPIPSVMLRADSWGYSSLFSIGARTLPHQVQTDATGFCILEDLPPDEVKFLVQKEGYVFYQAYPITASQQNRYEIVLYPTVKLTGRVLDAQTGLPVERFQMTPGIDWNNSHQPVWQTSQRRICTNGVYEQMLYYQDVGWAVQIEAEGYWPAQSKVYINQGRDIVEDIFLAKGRGPAGTVYLPDGGPAESAEVYVVQQDRSLALENGYVRDSTRRAARTDSEGRFVLPPISGVYAVVVLHKDGLAIVSGESLEQNGSLTLQQWSRVEGRVYQNSQPVSNQTLSLYSLPVIEGLAFPFMASYDTTSDSRGTFVFSRVLPGRLRIARSQPVGVGIIRFADTIPIQVEPGQTVFIELGREGRRVTGRLRLTEDMQGRSGEHISLSIQASVPPAEPEPFPDFEMPVDYFLMTPEEQQQWIADLMKTPQMKAYYQKTDQTEEPFLIEAEVRSDGTFIADGVPPGSYILSGTVHRPGAVRDSVEWHFQSLGKIHTVFEVPPAVREGDYEKPVDIGEIAVKPFRELTVGEPLELPAMEDLQGHPIFLSDYTGRYLLMDFVMISGPFQHEKTLEELKQLYRLHQPSGRLDVLSVCLEPFAAYERRNTSVLKALRHFSEKREIPWKIGLLLSPLDLDTALYRTLFAARGSSLFLVDPQGRLAAMDISPERLEETLARYLPEVPANP; from the coding sequence ATGAAGGATGCCTGCCGGGACATTTGCGAACTTCTTGCGGAACGGCTGCTGGGGCCGCTTGCTCCGGCGCAGCAGGAGCGGCTCGAACGGCATCTGGAGGGGTGTGCTGCCTGCCGACAGCTTGCCCGGCAGCTGGAAAAACACGACCGGTATCTTTCGGAGTGGAGTCAAACGATGCGTGCCGATTTGTCGGACAAGGCGGAGCGGGCCGCAGAGGCCTTTCTGGCGGCTGGACCCATTCGCCAGAGCCGTCCGCTCCGCTGGGGCTGGGTTGTTTCGGCGGCGGCGGTGGTGATGACAGGGGCGGCCGTTTGGCTGATGCTGCCCAGCCGCAAAGACATCGAATTCCGGCACGAACCGTTCAAAGGAAAAGGGATTGTGTCGGAACCGGCTCCTGCCGACCGGATTTCCGCTGTGCCGGTTGTGCAGAATCAAAATCAGCTGGAGGAACAGACGAAAATCCAGCTCCGTCAGGCCCGGTATTTCTTTGACACGAAAAATGTCCCGGCCCTGGCGGCGCTGTATCAGACCGGCGCGGAGCCGACCCGGCTGGCGGTGCTGGATTATCTGGCTCAAATCAATACGCCCGAGGCCCTGCGGGTCCTGGAAGACCTGCAGAAACAGTCTGTTCCGCCGCCGCCGCCGCCCGCCGAGCCCAATCAGCATTCTGCGATTGTGCCCCGCGCCGGTTCGGTGCCGGGGGCTGAAAAAGAGCAGACCGAGCCGCCGGCCGCAGCGGCTGTCGCACCGGCCCGACCGGTTTGGTTTGACCCCAATGCGGTCGATGCCGACAACTGGCGGACCGGTGTGCTGGGCATTCAGGTCGTCGATGCCGTCACCGGCGAACCCATTCCCGGCGCCGAGCTGAAATTTGATATGAATCCCAAAATAAATATTCCCAAAAACGCCTTTACCAATCAGTTCGGCCGGTATGAGCTGAACTATTATGAGTCAAAGATGGCTTTTCTCGAAGTGAAGATACGCAAAGCACCCTATGTCGGAGCTCAACTGTACTGGGGTCTGAATTCTCCCGGCGATACGTTGGTTTTGCCGCTTCAGAGGCGGGTTTCTCTTCGGCAGGGATGCTCAGTGGGCGGCCGAGTGGAAACGATCGATGGCAAACCGGTGGAAGGGGCAGCAATCGATTTTTCCCTTCATCAAACCAGCCAAGAGGAAGAATATCCTCTGATTGAGGATGCCGAGCTCAAAACTGATGCAGACGGAAAATGGGAACTCCAATCCTTCCCATGCGATTTAGTCTATGGGACCTTCAGCATTGCCGTGAAACATCCGGAGTATGTTCCGGAAAATCCGTTCAGCATTCAGCCGCTGCCGGAGGATTTGCGGAATAAGACGTTTCGAGTCCTAATGAAGCAGGGACTCGTCATCTCGGGTCGGGTGACGGATTCTGAAGGCCGTCCGATTGAGGGAGCCCGTGTCTTTGCAGGGGCTGACCGATTTATGCGGGGTGTAAAAGAAACAAAAACTGATGTGGATGGTCGCTACAGACTGACAAACTGCACAATTCAAAATCTGACCATAACGGTAACCGCACGCGGGTTTGCACCGGCCCTGCGGGAGCTGAGCGTTGAAGAGAATCTTCAGGACGTGAATTTTACCCTGAGCTCCGGATATCAGGTTCTTGTGCGAGTCATCGACTCGAAAGGATATCCAATTCCGTCTGTGATGCTGCGGGCGGATAGCTGGGGCTATTCATCTCTGTTCTCCATAGGAGCTCGAACGCTTCCCCACCAGGTCCAGACGGATGCAACGGGATTCTGCATCCTCGAAGATTTGCCGCCGGATGAAGTGAAGTTTTTGGTCCAGAAAGAAGGATATGTTTTTTATCAGGCTTATCCAATAACCGCGTCACAGCAGAATCGGTATGAAATTGTTCTTTACCCAACAGTCAAACTGACCGGCCGCGTACTGGATGCCCAAACCGGTCTTCCGGTGGAGCGGTTTCAGATGACGCCCGGGATTGACTGGAATAACAGCCACCAGCCCGTTTGGCAAACCAGCCAGAGAAGAATTTGTACGAATGGAGTCTATGAACAGATGCTGTATTATCAGGATGTCGGCTGGGCGGTTCAGATTGAGGCCGAGGGGTATTGGCCTGCCCAAAGCAAGGTGTATATCAATCAGGGGCGGGACATCGTTGAGGATATCTTTCTTGCTAAAGGTCGGGGACCTGCCGGAACGGTGTATTTGCCGGATGGAGGACCTGCCGAATCGGCGGAGGTGTATGTCGTTCAGCAGGACCGCTCTCTTGCTCTGGAGAATGGGTATGTCCGGGATTCGACCCGCCGGGCGGCTCGTACCGATTCAGAAGGCCGGTTTGTGCTGCCGCCGATTTCCGGTGTTTATGCGGTGGTCGTTCTGCATAAGGACGGGTTGGCGATTGTTTCAGGTGAATCTCTTGAACAAAACGGTTCTCTGACTCTTCAGCAGTGGTCTCGGGTGGAAGGAAGAGTTTATCAAAACAGCCAACCGGTTTCGAATCAGACCCTTTCTCTTTATTCTTTACCCGTAATAGAGGGGCTGGCGTTTCCTTTTATGGCCTCTTATGACACGACAAGCGATTCGCGGGGGACCTTTGTTTTTTCCCGTGTTCTGCCCGGTCGGCTTCGGATCGCTCGTTCGCAGCCGGTTGGTGTTGGAATTATACGTTTTGCAGATACTATCCCGATTCAGGTTGAGCCCGGGCAGACTGTCTTTATAGAACTCGGCAGGGAAGGCCGCCGCGTGACGGGACGGCTGCGGCTGACGGAGGACATGCAGGGGCGTTCCGGGGAGCACATTTCCCTGTCGATTCAGGCCTCTGTGCCGCCAGCGGAACCGGAGCCGTTTCCGGACTTTGAAATGCCGGTCGATTACTTTCTGATGACGCCGGAGGAGCAGCAGCAATGGATTGCAGATTTGATGAAGACGCCGCAGATGAAAGCGTATTACCAAAAAACTGACCAAACCGAAGAGCCGTTCTTGATCGAGGCGGAAGTCCGGTCCGATGGAACATTTATCGCAGACGGGGTTCCGCCGGGAAGTTATATTTTGTCGGGAACGGTACACCGGCCGGGAGCTGTGCGTGATTCGGTGGAATGGCACTTCCAGTCTCTGGGCAAAATTCATACAGTTTTCGAGGTGCCTCCGGCCGTTAGGGAGGGGGATTATGAAAAACCTGTGGATATCGGAGAGATTGCGGTAAAGCCGTTCCGGGAATTGACAGTCGGAGAACCGCTGGAATTGCCTGCGATGGAAGACCTTCAGGGGCATCCGATTTTTCTGTCCGATTACACCGGCCGCTATCTGCTGATGGATTTTGTGATGATTTCCGGACCTTTCCAGCATGAGAAGACATTAGAGGAATTGAAACAGTTGTATCGGCTGCATCAGCCATCGGGTCGGCTGGATGTGCTGAGTGTATGCCTGGAGCCGTTTGCTGCCTATGAACGACGAAATACATCTGTACTCAAGGCCCTTCGTCATTTTTCTGAGAAGAGGGAAATCCCCTGGAAAATCGGGCTGCTCTTGAGTCCTCTGGATTTGGACACAGCCCTTTATCGAACCCTGTTTGCTGCTCGGGGTTCTTCCCTGTTTTTAGTGGACCCGCAGGGGCGGCTTGCGGCGATGGATATTTCGCCGGAGCGGCTGGAGGAAACCCTGGCTCGGTATCTGCCCGAGGTGCCGGCAAATCCCTGA
- a CDS encoding macro domain-containing protein: MSIKILIGDLFSSKAQTLVNTVNCTGIMGKGIAQQFKERFPDMFRDYVARCERNEVQLGRPYLYKDLYGVSIVNFPTKKHWRSVSRVEDIIKGLQYFLEKYKEWKITSVAFPPLGCGNGGLEWDIVGPILYQNLSQIDISVEIYAPYGTPSQKLTHDFLSKTVERWTEKTLNASKEKVKQEWFVLLEVLSRLQQQPYSLPVGRTIFQKICYVATEMGLDTGFRYKQGTYGPFSSQIKPAISVLANANLILETQSGRMIHLKVGPQYESTRKHKLDFLEKHQNLIEKITDLFLRIKDTEQAEEVSTVLYTVQELTRRTNQSLISEQEVYDFIIQWKKSWNTEEKRKAVADTIRSLGMLGWIKTEFSESLLVDA, from the coding sequence ATGTCTATAAAAATATTAATCGGCGATTTGTTTTCGTCCAAAGCCCAGACTCTTGTTAATACGGTTAACTGTACAGGGATTATGGGGAAGGGGATTGCCCAGCAATTTAAAGAGAGATTTCCGGATATGTTCAGGGACTATGTAGCACGCTGTGAACGAAATGAGGTTCAGCTCGGACGGCCGTATTTGTATAAAGATTTGTATGGTGTTTCTATTGTGAATTTTCCAACTAAGAAGCATTGGAGGTCCGTATCGCGTGTCGAGGACATTATCAAGGGTCTCCAATATTTTCTCGAAAAGTATAAAGAATGGAAGATTACTTCCGTTGCTTTTCCTCCCTTGGGATGTGGGAATGGAGGTCTTGAGTGGGATATTGTGGGCCCCATTCTTTATCAAAATCTTTCACAAATTGATATTTCTGTTGAGATTTATGCGCCTTATGGAACGCCTTCACAAAAGCTAACTCACGATTTTTTATCCAAAACCGTTGAACGTTGGACGGAAAAAACTTTGAATGCTTCAAAAGAGAAAGTAAAACAGGAATGGTTTGTATTACTTGAGGTTTTATCGAGACTTCAGCAGCAGCCGTATTCATTGCCTGTTGGAAGGACCATCTTTCAAAAAATATGTTATGTAGCGACTGAAATGGGTTTGGATACGGGTTTTCGATACAAACAAGGGACCTATGGTCCATTTTCCTCACAAATTAAGCCGGCCATCTCTGTTTTGGCGAACGCCAATTTAATATTGGAAACACAATCGGGAAGAATGATACATTTAAAAGTTGGCCCACAGTATGAATCGACGAGAAAACATAAGCTTGATTTTTTAGAAAAGCATCAGAATCTCATAGAAAAAATTACGGATTTATTTTTGCGAATTAAAGATACAGAGCAGGCCGAAGAGGTGTCAACTGTTCTCTATACCGTACAGGAACTTACACGAAGAACAAATCAATCTTTAATTTCTGAACAAGAAGTTTATGATTTTATTATTCAGTGGAAAAAGTCTTGGAATACCGAAGAGAAGAGAAAAGCGGTAGCTGATACAATACGAAGTCTTGGTATGTTGGGATGGATAAAAACAGAATTTAGTGAAAGTCTCTTAGTTGATGCCTAA
- a CDS encoding sigma-70 family RNA polymerase sigma factor: MAAAEDNLVQQAQQGSRQAYADLIRKYYGSVYMVCLGYLGNPTDAEDTAQEVFLKGYMKIRTLRCPEQFEGWIRRIAKNESRNLLRRRRKETSLFSFPAEIFAAKDCLETSYEELQSAIAGMPADLRVPLLMYYFDGRRADHVAQALGVSRISIYRRLKEAVGLLGEVLRKGREG; this comes from the coding sequence TTGGCGGCGGCGGAAGACAACCTTGTACAGCAGGCCCAGCAGGGCAGCCGGCAGGCCTATGCGGACCTTATCCGCAAATACTATGGGTCTGTCTATATGGTGTGTTTGGGGTATTTGGGAAATCCGACGGATGCGGAGGATACGGCTCAGGAGGTTTTTTTGAAGGGATATATGAAAATTCGAACCCTCCGCTGTCCTGAACAGTTTGAAGGATGGATCCGTCGGATTGCCAAAAATGAATCCCGTAATCTCCTTCGCCGCCGGCGAAAAGAGACGTCCTTGTTTTCTTTTCCGGCGGAGATTTTTGCCGCAAAAGACTGTTTGGAAACATCTTATGAAGAACTTCAATCGGCGATTGCCGGGATGCCGGCGGATTTGCGAGTGCCTTTGCTGATGTACTATTTTGACGGCCGTCGGGCTGACCACGTGGCCCAGGCCCTCGGCGTGTCCCGCATCAGCATTTATCGGCGGCTCAAAGAGGCCGTCGGGCTGCTGGGCGAAGTGCTCCGGAAAGGACGGGAAGGATGA
- the dnaA gene encoding chromosomal replication initiator protein DnaA, whose protein sequence is MEAVFTEEINAIQDHLARQIGAQQYQIWFRNATRMTLREECLEIAVANPFISQWIQSHFEKPLQKAMEAVLHQKRPIQYITDRTLSPAAKPNGTANGSAGAAKSSASAAKRTEPLKMSLDTFVVGAKNELAYNAAKTVVEQEKSPFNPLFYHGGYGVGKTHLLQGICNEIARRRPHAKWLYLSAEDFANQYVLALKTRKLDAFRNRFRNLDLLAIDDIHFLSNKNAMQEEFLHTFNSIDLAGKQIVLASDAHPKEIGALCEKLVNRFVSGMVIRIDPPDFDTRCRILMHRAKRMGQPLRKEVAEYIAGAVSSSVRELEGALLKVMAYSTLTQKPAGLDEVRQILSEHIARTDPVVHNSDIVSVVAEFFDLKPADIHSARKERTVSLARSLAMYLTRRFTKMSFPEIGKAMGNKNHATVILACRKIEEALERNTPLRWRSAAGFRSVPAKELLERLIEKIS, encoded by the coding sequence ATGGAGGCCGTCTTCACGGAAGAAATCAATGCGATTCAGGACCATCTGGCTCGCCAGATTGGTGCTCAGCAATATCAAATTTGGTTTCGAAATGCCACACGTATGACGCTCCGGGAAGAGTGTCTGGAAATCGCCGTGGCCAATCCGTTTATCTCGCAGTGGATTCAAAGCCACTTTGAAAAGCCGCTGCAGAAGGCGATGGAGGCGGTTCTGCATCAGAAACGTCCGATTCAGTACATCACCGACCGCACGCTCAGTCCTGCGGCCAAGCCCAATGGGACCGCTAACGGCTCCGCTGGTGCGGCGAAATCGAGCGCATCTGCCGCCAAACGCACCGAACCGCTGAAAATGAGTCTGGATACGTTTGTAGTCGGGGCCAAAAATGAGCTGGCTTACAATGCGGCCAAAACGGTTGTTGAACAGGAGAAAAGCCCGTTCAATCCCCTATTTTATCACGGCGGATATGGAGTAGGCAAAACGCACCTGCTTCAGGGCATCTGTAATGAAATCGCCCGCCGGCGTCCGCATGCCAAATGGCTGTATCTGTCGGCGGAAGACTTTGCTAATCAATACGTTCTGGCTCTGAAAACACGAAAACTCGACGCCTTTCGAAACCGCTTCCGCAATCTGGACCTTTTGGCTATCGATGATATCCACTTTTTGTCCAACAAAAATGCGATGCAGGAAGAGTTTCTGCATACGTTCAACAGCATCGATTTGGCGGGCAAGCAGATTGTGCTGGCTTCGGATGCCCACCCGAAGGAAATCGGGGCCCTGTGCGAGAAACTGGTCAACCGATTCGTCTCGGGGATGGTGATTCGGATTGACCCGCCGGATTTCGATACGCGCTGTCGGATTCTGATGCACCGGGCAAAACGAATGGGCCAGCCGCTTCGCAAAGAGGTGGCCGAATACATCGCTGGTGCCGTCAGTTCGAGCGTGCGCGAGCTGGAAGGGGCCCTGCTGAAGGTGATGGCCTACAGCACACTCACCCAAAAACCCGCCGGGCTGGACGAAGTGCGGCAAATCCTTTCGGAGCATATCGCCCGCACCGACCCGGTGGTGCACAACTCCGACATTGTGTCTGTTGTGGCGGAGTTTTTCGACCTGAAGCCCGCGGATATTCACTCGGCCCGGAAAGAACGCACGGTCTCGCTGGCCCGTTCGCTGGCGATGTACCTGACGCGGCGGTTTACCAAGATGTCGTTTCCGGAAATCGGCAAGGCGATGGGCAACAAGAATCACGCCACGGTCATTCTGGCCTGCCGGAAGATTGAGGAGGCCCTCGAGCGGAATACGCCGCTTCGGTGGCGCAGCGCCGCGGGTTTTCGCTCGGTGCCTGCCAAGGAGCTGCTCGAGCGGCTCATCGAAAAAATCTCCTGA
- the nadB gene encoding L-aspartate oxidase, translating into MPSKQPEFRRYLVPIDSLSTQQFFTDCLVIGSGIAGLRAAIEAALCGASVTLVCKGTLADSNTWNAQGGIAAVVRTEDSIDSHIADTMAAGAGLCEPEVVRQVVSEGPALIRELLDWGTEFDKINGVLDATLEGGHSHPRVIHSHGDSTGRGIAEGLIRKLRSMPQIRILEHFFAIDLLTNDENECLGVIGQRAGNLQIIWAARTILATGGAGRLYRETTNPENATGDGLAMAYRAGAVLRDLEFMQFHPTTLYIAGASRALITETLRGEGAILRDRDGIAFMKDYHPDAELAPRDVVSRAILDRMLKTNSTHVYLDIRHFDKEHFRKRFPVISELCESFDIDISREMIPVRPSAHYLIGGVKVDRNAASNIANLYVCGEAASTGLHGANRLGSNSLLEGLVYGRIAGRHAAEGLKRTRTHLRPKRIEFHIAHSGRSHLDTDDVRNSLRALMWRNVGITRKETPLVEAQEIIRFWQRYVMDKVFDAPFGWECQNMLTLALLMARAAEERKESRGVHFRQDYPAPDNDRFLKHIELSR; encoded by the coding sequence ATGCCTTCGAAACAGCCGGAATTTCGGCGGTATCTGGTGCCGATTGACAGTTTGTCCACGCAGCAGTTTTTTACGGACTGTCTGGTCATCGGGTCTGGGATTGCGGGACTGCGGGCGGCGATTGAAGCCGCTCTGTGCGGTGCTTCGGTCACGCTGGTCTGCAAAGGAACGCTGGCCGACTCAAATACCTGGAACGCCCAGGGCGGCATTGCCGCTGTGGTGCGGACTGAAGACAGCATCGACAGCCACATCGCCGACACCATGGCCGCCGGCGCCGGTCTGTGTGAACCGGAGGTCGTCCGTCAGGTGGTCTCCGAAGGTCCGGCCCTCATTCGCGAACTGCTGGATTGGGGGACGGAATTTGACAAAATAAACGGCGTGCTGGACGCCACACTCGAAGGCGGCCATTCGCATCCGCGCGTCATCCACTCCCACGGCGACTCGACCGGCCGCGGCATCGCCGAAGGCCTGATTCGAAAACTCCGTTCGATGCCGCAAATCCGCATCCTCGAGCACTTTTTTGCGATTGACCTTTTGACCAACGACGAAAATGAATGCCTGGGCGTCATCGGGCAACGCGCGGGCAATTTGCAAATCATCTGGGCGGCCCGGACGATTCTGGCCACCGGCGGCGCCGGCCGGCTGTATCGGGAAACCACCAACCCGGAAAACGCCACCGGCGACGGACTGGCAATGGCCTACCGCGCGGGGGCGGTCCTGCGGGACCTGGAGTTTATGCAGTTTCATCCGACGACGCTGTATATCGCCGGCGCTTCGCGCGCTCTGATTACCGAGACGCTGCGCGGTGAAGGCGCCATCCTGCGCGACCGCGACGGAATCGCCTTTATGAAAGATTATCACCCGGATGCGGAGCTGGCCCCGCGCGACGTCGTCAGCCGGGCCATCCTCGACCGGATGCTCAAGACCAACTCAACCCATGTCTATCTGGACATCCGCCACTTTGACAAGGAGCATTTCCGCAAGCGTTTTCCGGTCATCAGCGAACTGTGCGAGTCGTTCGACATCGACATCAGCCGGGAGATGATTCCCGTCCGCCCCAGTGCTCATTATCTCATCGGCGGCGTCAAGGTGGACCGAAACGCCGCTTCCAATATTGCCAACCTCTATGTCTGCGGCGAAGCGGCCTCTACCGGACTGCACGGGGCCAACCGGCTGGGGAGCAACTCGCTTCTGGAAGGGCTTGTGTACGGCCGGATTGCAGGCCGGCACGCCGCCGAAGGTCTCAAACGCACGCGAACACATCTGCGTCCCAAACGAATCGAATTTCATATTGCGCATTCCGGCCGCAGTCATCTGGACACCGACGACGTCCGCAATTCACTGCGGGCCCTGATGTGGCGCAATGTCGGCATTACCCGCAAAGAAACGCCCCTCGTCGAAGCCCAGGAGATTATCCGCTTTTGGCAGCGCTATGTGATGGATAAGGTCTTCGATGCGCCGTTCGGGTGGGAATGCCAGAATATGCTCACGCTGGCCCTGCTGATGGCCCGCGCTGCCGAGGAGCGAAAGGAATCCCGCGGCGTCCACTTCCGGCAGGATTACCCCGCCCCTGACAACGACCGCTTCCTCAAACACATCGAACTGTCCCGCTGA
- a CDS encoding DUF4433 domain-containing protein — protein MKVKELYYIMPIDNISSVIEHGILSNQEIRRRKIPCQSIADENVQNRRKNKSVPGGKPLHYYANLYFDAHNPMLSRVRNRNKELCVLRIDTAVMHLPGVVITDMNAASKYARFYPYPGGLKCLDFEMIYARCWLHHDDIFLGWRHKSVKCAEVLVPVCVERKYIIGAYVYDEEARLKLKSTGFDGIIKIKRELFF, from the coding sequence ATGAAAGTTAAAGAACTGTACTATATCATGCCAATAGACAACATTTCTTCGGTAATAGAGCATGGGATTCTTTCTAACCAGGAAATAAGGAGAAGAAAAATTCCATGTCAATCTATTGCCGATGAAAATGTTCAGAACCGTAGGAAGAATAAATCTGTTCCGGGAGGAAAGCCGCTGCATTATTATGCAAATTTATATTTTGATGCGCATAATCCCATGTTGAGCAGAGTTCGGAACAGAAACAAAGAACTCTGTGTTCTCAGGATTGATACGGCTGTGATGCATCTGCCGGGAGTTGTTATCACGGACATGAATGCCGCCAGCAAGTATGCGAGGTTTTATCCTTATCCTGGAGGGTTGAAGTGTCTGGATTTCGAAATGATTTATGCCAGATGTTGGCTCCATCACGATGATATTTTTTTGGGATGGCGACACAAGTCCGTTAAATGTGCAGAAGTTCTTGTGCCCGTGTGCGTCGAGAGGAAGTATATAATAGGAGCATATGTATATGACGAAGAAGCAAGACTGAAATTGAAGTCAACTGGTTTTGATGGTATTATAAAAATCAAAAGGGAGTTATTTTTCTAA